The Methanoculleus marisnigri JR1 genome window below encodes:
- a CDS encoding helix-turn-helix transcriptional regulator produces MERMICVDRHPLSVRTMKEVSPLEIYNEYHDDVQAIFRSRLLTQVMIALGSGSKPLSTLRDITGSSSQALIPKIRYLEGLHYVESVKGDYALTPMGRLVEPKIERVVMLMGVLQKHRNFWIEHDIEGIPPEFLDELEHLYNIELVKDVEENIFAVYTVFQSILRKASWIHGVSSIMSPVHVEAIKEAAIGSTPIELVVSEEIARGLVSGPYNTVLETLKRCKKFRIYVAPSPIHLGMTVTDGYLSLGLYRRDTDKYDTTTDLISTDAAAVSWGERLFQHYKADARPLKLS; encoded by the coding sequence ATGGAAAGGATGATATGCGTCGACCGTCACCCCTTATCAGTAAGGACGATGAAGGAAGTATCACCCCTTGAGATCTATAACGAGTACCACGACGACGTTCAGGCAATTTTCCGGTCGAGACTGCTGACGCAGGTGATGATTGCCCTCGGCAGCGGGAGCAAACCGCTTTCGACCCTTCGCGACATCACAGGGAGTTCGTCGCAGGCGCTTATCCCGAAGATCCGGTACCTTGAGGGCCTGCATTACGTCGAATCGGTGAAGGGAGACTACGCGCTCACCCCCATGGGCAGACTCGTCGAACCGAAGATCGAGCGGGTGGTTATGCTCATGGGAGTGCTCCAGAAGCACAGGAACTTCTGGATTGAACACGATATCGAGGGCATACCCCCGGAATTCCTGGATGAACTTGAACACCTGTACAATATAGAGCTCGTAAAGGATGTTGAGGAGAACATCTTCGCCGTATACACGGTCTTTCAATCCATACTCAGGAAAGCATCGTGGATCCACGGCGTATCATCGATTATGAGCCCGGTTCATGTAGAGGCAATTAAAGAAGCGGCTATAGGCAGCACACCGATCGAACTCGTCGTCTCCGAAGAAATCGCCCGGGGACTGGTCTCCGGGCCATACAACACGGTACTGGAAACCCTGAAGAGATGCAAAAAATTCAGAATTTACGTCGCTCCTTCGCCAATCCACCTCGGGATGACAGTAACGGACGGATATCTCTCGTTAGGTCTGTACAGGCGCGATACCGACAAATATGATACCACTACCGATCTCATCAGCACCGACGCTGCGGCGGTCTCCTGGGGCGAGAGACTCTTCCAGCACTACAAAGCAGACGCCAGACCGCTGAAACTGTCCTGA
- a CDS encoding UbiA family prenyltransferase, whose product MVYISCLLHGLPFDPVAAAILMLVVFAVYNLNRKTDEDEDAINHTERYAFTKEYEVILFLSAVGAYISALCLSFIQGIDSLFVTTVPLVAGIVYSVPLFPARLGFRRLKEVPLMKSLIVAFSWAVPPALLPVLHAGLPAGFATGIVAAFFFFLVFINTVVFDIRDVEGDMASGVKTLPTILGPRRTLLLLTGMNLAAGAALVLVGGFLSGVYPALLLAAGIGYVQGYLLCFHRLVKEKLLFELFADGQFILLAIILYLLTLAVQYLPV is encoded by the coding sequence ATGGTGTATATCTCGTGCCTCCTGCACGGCCTCCCCTTCGACCCGGTTGCGGCGGCAATACTGATGCTCGTCGTATTCGCCGTCTACAACCTCAACCGCAAGACCGACGAGGACGAGGACGCCATAAATCACACGGAACGGTATGCTTTCACAAAGGAGTACGAGGTCATCCTCTTCCTTTCCGCAGTCGGCGCTTACATCAGTGCCCTCTGCCTCTCCTTCATTCAGGGCATCGACAGCCTCTTCGTCACGACCGTGCCCCTGGTCGCCGGGATCGTTTATAGTGTACCGCTCTTTCCCGCCCGGCTCGGGTTTCGGCGATTGAAAGAGGTGCCTCTGATGAAGAGCCTTATCGTGGCGTTCTCCTGGGCCGTCCCTCCGGCGCTCCTGCCGGTCCTCCACGCCGGCCTTCCCGCAGGTTTCGCCACCGGCATCGTCGCCGCCTTCTTCTTCTTCCTGGTCTTCATCAACACCGTGGTCTTTGACATACGGGATGTGGAAGGCGACATGGCGTCGGGCGTCAAAACGCTCCCGACGATCCTCGGCCCCCGGAGGACGCTCCTCCTCCTCACGGGGATGAACCTGGCAGCCGGAGCCGCGCTGGTGCTCGTCGGCGGGTTCCTGTCGGGTGTCTATCCGGCACTGTTGCTGGCTGCGGGGATAGGCTACGTTCAGGGTTACCTCCTGTGCTTCCATCGGCTTGTGAAGGAAAAACTCCTCTTTGAACTGTTTGCCGACGGACAGTTCATCCTGCTGGCCATCATCCTCTACCTCCTCACCCTTGCAGTTCAGTATCTCCCGGTATGA